Proteins found in one Amycolatopsis umgeniensis genomic segment:
- a CDS encoding MFS transporter: protein MAEEALSASHQEKGEPAEAPPEQIRKAVAGAAMGNCIEWYDFGVFGFMPAILGQVFFNASSTSEGALATFAVLAITFIVRPFGSFVFGPLGDKIGRQKVLALTIILMSGSTFIIGLLPSYATIGPAAAVLLILLRTIQGFSAGGEYGGAATFIAEYAPARRRGFWGSWLEFGTLVGFAMGAGFVTIFTVVLGDEAMREWGWRLPFLIAGPLGIVGLYLRNKLEDTPLFQEIEKKDQVEKSPLKALLKKHWTSILHLIGIVVMLNVADYIVITYLETYLKDVVGFSGHTPLLIILATIALMLILIVPVGILSDRIGRKPILIASCASFLVLPIPAFSLMGAAADDQNAWQLMLGLVMIAVPLVLILAVLAATLPAMFPTQERYGGFSIGYSVSTAFFGGTASYIIGSLVKNTGDNLWPAYYLMGAAAIAAIPILLLPETAGVSLRGIVNSRIARRKKPEPATPGGASELPAS from the coding sequence ATGGCCGAAGAGGCGCTGAGCGCGTCACATCAGGAAAAAGGGGAACCCGCGGAGGCCCCACCTGAGCAGATCAGAAAGGCCGTCGCCGGAGCGGCGATGGGTAACTGCATCGAGTGGTACGACTTCGGTGTTTTCGGCTTCATGCCCGCCATTCTCGGGCAGGTTTTCTTCAACGCTTCCAGCACTTCCGAAGGCGCGCTGGCGACCTTCGCGGTCCTGGCGATCACCTTCATCGTGCGGCCGTTCGGCAGCTTCGTGTTCGGTCCGCTGGGGGACAAGATCGGGCGCCAGAAGGTACTCGCGCTGACGATCATCCTTATGTCGGGCTCGACGTTCATCATCGGCCTGTTGCCGTCCTACGCGACGATCGGTCCGGCCGCGGCGGTCCTCTTGATCCTGCTGCGGACCATTCAAGGTTTCTCGGCGGGCGGTGAGTACGGCGGCGCGGCGACGTTCATCGCCGAGTACGCGCCGGCCCGGCGCCGGGGTTTCTGGGGCAGCTGGCTGGAATTCGGCACGCTCGTCGGTTTCGCGATGGGCGCCGGCTTCGTCACGATCTTCACCGTCGTCCTCGGCGACGAGGCGATGCGCGAATGGGGCTGGCGTCTGCCGTTCCTGATCGCCGGTCCGCTCGGCATCGTCGGTCTCTACCTGCGGAACAAGCTGGAAGACACCCCGCTGTTCCAGGAGATCGAGAAGAAGGATCAGGTCGAGAAGTCGCCGCTGAAGGCGCTGCTCAAGAAGCACTGGACGTCGATCCTGCACCTGATCGGCATCGTGGTGATGCTGAACGTCGCCGACTACATCGTGATCACGTACCTGGAGACGTATCTCAAGGACGTGGTCGGCTTCAGCGGGCACACGCCGTTGCTGATCATCCTGGCGACGATCGCGCTGATGCTGATCTTGATCGTGCCGGTCGGCATACTGTCCGACCGCATCGGGCGAAAACCCATCCTGATCGCGAGTTGTGCGAGCTTCCTGGTGTTGCCGATCCCGGCGTTCTCGCTGATGGGCGCGGCCGCGGACGACCAGAACGCCTGGCAGCTCATGCTCGGCCTGGTGATGATCGCGGTGCCGCTGGTGCTGATCCTCGCCGTGCTGGCGGCCACGCTGCCGGCGATGTTCCCGACGCAGGAGCGCTACGGCGGTTTCTCCATCGGTTACAGCGTTTCCACCGCGTTCTTCGGCGGGACGGCGTCGTACATCATCGGCAGCCTGGTGAAGAACACCGGCGACAACCTGTGGCCCGCGTACTACCTGATGGGCGCGGCGGCGATCGCGGCCATCCCGATCCTGCTGCTGCCGGAGACGGCCGGGGTTT
- a CDS encoding SigE family RNA polymerase sigma factor, which produces MSLSRSSKTGTGSPWDGEFARYFGERAHSLRATAYLLCGDWHQAEDITQAALLKLYLAWPKLSRHDALDGYARKIVLRTFLSEHRRVWRKREKLTDALPEVPSEANGTEQEMLVRHALSGIAPKQRAVLVLRYFEDLSVEETAAALGCSTGNVKSQSARGLATLRKRLGPHFSELTLSGAHGDGR; this is translated from the coding sequence GTGTCGTTGAGCCGCTCGTCGAAGACCGGGACGGGCTCGCCGTGGGACGGTGAGTTCGCCCGGTACTTCGGCGAGCGCGCGCACAGCCTGCGCGCCACCGCGTACCTCCTGTGCGGGGACTGGCATCAGGCGGAGGACATCACCCAGGCCGCGCTGCTGAAGCTGTACCTGGCTTGGCCGAAGCTCTCCCGGCACGACGCGCTCGACGGCTACGCGCGCAAGATCGTGCTGCGGACGTTCCTCTCCGAGCATCGGCGCGTCTGGCGCAAACGGGAGAAGCTCACCGACGCCCTCCCGGAAGTCCCGAGCGAAGCGAACGGGACGGAGCAGGAGATGCTGGTCAGGCATGCTCTGTCCGGTATCGCCCCGAAGCAGCGGGCGGTACTGGTACTGCGTTACTTCGAAGATCTCAGCGTCGAGGAGACGGCCGCGGCGCTGGGCTGCAGCACCGGCAACGTGAAGAGCCAGAGCGCGCGGGGTCTGGCGACCCTGCGCAAGCGGCTCGGACCGCATTTCAGTGAACTGACCTTGAGCGGAGCGCACGGCGATGGGAGGTGA
- a CDS encoding L,D-transpeptidase, which yields MVGVQGSKGEALRFTESARRRAAIAALGLVAVLTLGACSSEPTVSASGPDGGGPVSSETGGKAAAPAKLTYEPAAGAQEVAPGQPIRVSVADGTLDQVVLTNPEGKQVAGQPSEDKKSWSTTEQLGYGKAYTWSGKATGTDGKPVEVGGAFTTVKPRKQVGANINVFDGQTYGIAMPITLTFPSKVTDKASVEKALSVETTPKTEGSWAWVHDDTSVHWRPKAYWQPGTTVKFNAKIYGVKIGDGVYGKEDRSASFTIGRSQIVKGNTQTHRLLVIRDGQQIADYAASYGLDADQGRVTPSGTHVVMSKHDTYSMTNERYNYENIVVPSAVRFSTNGEFIHGYGPSIWAQGKKNISHGCVNLAPVNAKEYMAGALVGDPVEIEGSTVKINRARDYSDWTYDWAEWSKLSALAS from the coding sequence ATGGTCGGTGTACAGGGGAGCAAAGGGGAAGCTTTGAGGTTCACTGAATCCGCCCGCCGCCGTGCGGCGATCGCGGCACTGGGGCTGGTGGCCGTTCTGACGCTGGGGGCGTGCAGCAGCGAGCCGACCGTGTCGGCCAGCGGGCCCGACGGCGGCGGCCCGGTCAGCAGCGAGACCGGCGGGAAGGCGGCCGCGCCCGCCAAATTGACGTACGAGCCGGCCGCGGGCGCGCAGGAAGTCGCGCCGGGCCAGCCCATCAGGGTCAGCGTCGCCGACGGCACGCTCGACCAGGTCGTCCTGACCAACCCGGAGGGCAAGCAGGTCGCGGGCCAGCCGTCCGAAGACAAGAAGAGCTGGTCCACCACCGAACAGCTCGGCTACGGCAAGGCCTACACGTGGTCCGGCAAGGCCACCGGCACCGACGGCAAACCCGTCGAGGTCGGCGGGGCCTTCACCACGGTCAAGCCGCGCAAGCAGGTGGGCGCGAACATCAACGTGTTCGACGGGCAGACGTACGGCATCGCCATGCCGATCACGCTGACCTTCCCGAGCAAGGTCACCGACAAGGCCTCAGTCGAGAAGGCGCTGTCGGTCGAGACGACGCCGAAGACCGAGGGCTCGTGGGCCTGGGTCCACGACGACACTTCGGTGCACTGGCGGCCGAAGGCCTACTGGCAGCCCGGCACCACGGTGAAGTTCAACGCCAAGATCTACGGCGTCAAGATCGGCGACGGCGTGTACGGCAAGGAAGACCGCTCGGCGAGCTTCACGATCGGGCGTTCGCAGATCGTCAAGGGCAACACCCAGACCCACCGGCTCCTGGTGATCCGTGACGGTCAGCAGATCGCGGACTACGCGGCCAGCTACGGCCTCGACGCCGATCAGGGCCGGGTCACCCCGAGCGGCACGCACGTGGTGATGTCCAAGCACGACACGTACTCGATGACCAACGAGCGCTACAACTACGAGAACATCGTCGTGCCGTCCGCGGTGCGGTTCTCGACCAACGGCGAGTTCATCCACGGCTACGGGCCCTCGATCTGGGCTCAGGGCAAGAAGAACATCTCGCACGGCTGTGTGAACCTCGCTCCGGTGAACGCCAAGGAGTACATGGCGGGCGCGCTCGTGGGCGACCCCGTCGAGATCGAGGGCAGCACGGTGAAGATCAACCGGGCGCGTGACTACAGCGACTGGACTTACGACTGGGCCGAGTGGTCCAAGCTTTCCGCTCTCGCGAGCTGA
- a CDS encoding cold-shock protein: MAQGTVKWFNAEKGFGFIAQDGGEGDVFVHYSEIEGRGFRTLEENQRVEFEVGQGQKGPQAQKVRAI; the protein is encoded by the coding sequence GTGGCGCAAGGCACTGTGAAGTGGTTCAACGCGGAGAAGGGCTTCGGCTTCATCGCGCAGGATGGCGGCGAGGGCGACGTCTTCGTTCACTACTCGGAAATCGAGGGTCGCGGTTTCCGCACTCTCGAGGAGAATCAGCGAGTGGAGTTCGAAGTCGGTCAGGGTCAGAAGGGCCCGCAGGCCCAAAAGGTCCGCGCGATCTGA
- a CDS encoding SCO6745 family protein, with the protein MGDEAANALAREIRGAVQVLGGKFMTSPELAEVEAEVGLPPRTLYLRGRSAVLGDPPPKVVAELFGIFPRWLFEFALPPAMAALDAASAVRAYSRSSAKWAHVNLSDAEDPGRSADLLFRLVYAADASGLALFAGWQLAERPEDTIERLAFALMVFREFRGGVHFAALRAVGLTVPEAVVADPEGGRGRLLRTAWPEEAADTLIAAAEAKGDLRQRWRHAEDLTDRRVAELLAVTLTDDEQDELRRRLAALSQVPAL; encoded by the coding sequence ATGGGTGACGAGGCGGCGAACGCGTTGGCGCGGGAGATCCGGGGCGCGGTGCAGGTACTGGGAGGGAAGTTCATGACCTCTCCCGAGCTCGCCGAAGTCGAGGCGGAGGTGGGCTTGCCGCCGCGGACGCTGTACTTGCGAGGGCGTTCGGCGGTGTTGGGCGACCCGCCGCCGAAGGTCGTCGCCGAGCTGTTCGGGATCTTCCCGCGGTGGCTCTTCGAGTTCGCCTTGCCGCCCGCGATGGCGGCTCTCGACGCGGCCTCCGCGGTCCGCGCCTACTCGCGGTCATCAGCGAAGTGGGCGCACGTCAACCTTTCGGACGCCGAAGATCCCGGCCGTTCGGCGGATCTGCTCTTTCGTCTCGTGTACGCCGCGGACGCGAGCGGTCTCGCGTTGTTCGCCGGATGGCAACTCGCCGAACGTCCGGAGGACACCATCGAGCGATTGGCGTTCGCGCTCATGGTCTTCCGCGAGTTTCGCGGCGGCGTCCACTTCGCGGCCCTCCGCGCGGTGGGCCTGACGGTGCCCGAGGCCGTCGTCGCGGACCCGGAAGGCGGACGAGGGCGCCTCCTGCGCACCGCGTGGCCCGAGGAGGCCGCTGACACGCTGATCGCCGCGGCGGAGGCCAAGGGCGATCTGCGGCAGCGGTGGCGGCACGCCGAGGACCTGACCGACCGGCGCGTGGCCGAACTTCTCGCCGTCACTCTCACGGATGACGAGCAAGACGAGCTTCGGCGGCGTCTTGCCGCGTTATCGCAGGTCCCGGCCCTGTGA
- a CDS encoding efflux RND transporter periplasmic adaptor subunit: MTRARPSKAWVINGALIVLLAGAGFGIYQAFSPEQNAAEAQTRSTPVRRATVTETVSAAGTLASGYTGTANFATAGKVASIDVKVGDVVSVGQKLATIDSAQAAKELQVAKANLVVAGDNLDTAETAEDTPSAGQGTQNSVASAQAKVDQAELDVQNAQTALDNTTLHAPGAGTVTAISGTVGQQSSSGSSSSSNSQPSTQGGNNGASTSSASASGTGFVTITNMTDLVVDTSIAEIDVSKVKAGQKATVTLNSSPDKPVQATVSSVDLTPTTSGSIVSYRTKLALTDPPEGLRPGQSASVVVTVAEAQNALSVPAAAVRGNVVTVRENGQNVQRQVQVGIRGESTVQITSGLTEGENVVLTATAATSTGRTGGTGGLPGGGTGGFPGGGQRGTGAGGGRG; the protein is encoded by the coding sequence ATGACGCGAGCTCGTCCCTCCAAAGCCTGGGTGATCAACGGTGCCCTGATCGTGCTGCTGGCCGGAGCAGGTTTTGGGATATATCAGGCATTCAGCCCAGAACAGAACGCGGCGGAGGCCCAGACCCGCAGCACGCCGGTTCGCCGGGCCACGGTCACCGAGACCGTCTCCGCCGCCGGGACGCTCGCGAGCGGCTACACCGGCACGGCGAACTTCGCGACGGCGGGCAAGGTCGCGTCGATCGACGTGAAGGTCGGCGATGTCGTGTCGGTGGGCCAGAAGCTCGCGACCATCGACAGCGCTCAGGCCGCGAAGGAGCTCCAGGTCGCGAAGGCGAACCTCGTGGTCGCGGGGGACAACCTCGACACCGCCGAGACGGCAGAGGACACCCCCAGCGCCGGCCAGGGCACACAGAACAGTGTCGCCTCGGCGCAGGCCAAAGTGGACCAGGCCGAACTCGACGTCCAGAACGCGCAGACGGCGCTCGACAACACCACCCTCCACGCGCCCGGCGCGGGGACGGTCACCGCGATCAGCGGCACCGTCGGACAGCAGTCCTCCAGCGGGTCCTCCTCGAGCTCGAACTCGCAGCCGTCCACGCAGGGCGGGAACAACGGCGCCTCGACGTCGTCCGCTTCTGCCAGCGGCACTGGGTTCGTCACCATCACGAACATGACCGACCTGGTCGTCGACACCTCGATCGCCGAAATCGACGTCAGCAAGGTCAAGGCCGGACAGAAGGCGACGGTGACGCTGAATTCGTCGCCGGACAAGCCGGTCCAGGCGACCGTCTCCAGCGTCGACCTGACCCCGACGACCAGCGGCAGCATCGTCTCCTACCGCACGAAACTGGCGCTGACCGATCCGCCGGAAGGCCTGCGGCCCGGCCAGTCGGCGAGCGTCGTGGTCACCGTCGCCGAGGCGCAGAACGCGCTGAGCGTGCCCGCCGCGGCGGTGCGGGGGAACGTCGTCACCGTGCGGGAGAACGGCCAGAACGTCCAGCGTCAGGTGCAGGTCGGGATCCGCGGCGAGTCGACGGTGCAGATCACCTCGGGGCTCACCGAGGGAGAGAACGTCGTGCTGACCGCGACGGCCGCCACGAGCACCGGGCGGACGGGCGGCACCGGCGGGCTTCCCGGAGGCGGGACCGGAGGCTTCCCCGGCGGCGGCCAGCGAGGCACCGGTGCAGGAGGCGGTCGGGGATGA
- a CDS encoding ABC transporter ATP-binding protein, which translates to MNPVIAVSGLRKTYGEGETAVHALRGVDLAILPGEYVAIMGASGSGKSTLLNMLGCLDVPTSGEYLLDGFGVGELNERQLALLRNRKIGFVFQSFNLVPRTSAVSNVELPLVYSGLRRSVRRERALAALEMVGLSDRAKHLPSELSGGQIQRVAVARALVTGPAMLLADEPTGNLDRRSTADVLGVFDRLNRLGRTIVVITHEDEVAAHARRVVRVDDGLIVSDELSGMAGAAS; encoded by the coding sequence ATGAATCCGGTGATCGCGGTCTCCGGGCTGCGCAAGACCTACGGGGAAGGGGAAACCGCCGTGCACGCGTTGCGCGGCGTCGACCTCGCCATCCTGCCCGGCGAGTACGTCGCGATCATGGGCGCTTCCGGTTCGGGCAAGTCGACGCTGCTGAACATGCTCGGCTGCCTGGACGTGCCGACCTCGGGGGAGTACCTGCTCGACGGATTCGGTGTCGGCGAACTCAACGAACGTCAGCTGGCGTTGCTGCGCAATCGCAAGATCGGCTTCGTCTTCCAGTCGTTCAACCTGGTCCCTCGGACGTCCGCGGTGTCCAATGTGGAGCTTCCCTTGGTCTACAGTGGACTCCGCCGGTCGGTGCGCCGTGAGCGCGCGCTCGCCGCGCTGGAGATGGTCGGCCTGTCCGATCGTGCCAAGCATCTGCCCAGCGAGCTGTCCGGCGGGCAGATCCAGCGGGTCGCCGTGGCGCGGGCACTGGTCACCGGGCCCGCGATGCTGCTGGCCGACGAGCCCACCGGCAACCTCGACCGCCGCAGCACCGCGGACGTCCTCGGGGTGTTCGACCGGTTGAACCGGCTCGGCCGCACCATCGTGGTGATCACGCACGAGGACGAGGTCGCCGCGCACGCCCGCCGCGTGGTCCGTGTCGACGACGGGCTGATCGTCTCCGACGAGTTGTCCGGTATGGCTGGAGCGGCGTCGTGA
- a CDS encoding ABC transporter permease, with amino-acid sequence MNFLEILRFAIRGLTANKLRSALTTLGITIGVAAVILLVAVGNGASAAIAASIQGLGTNVVNVSPARGGGQSATARPLTVQDAHALVDPIGAPDVKAASPVVTTTATATRGQTSYDISSVVGTEPAYFTTTNKEIADGALFTAEDVTAARKVVVLGATAAQSIFGTAEPVGGSVLLNGIQFTVAGVLKAQGSTGPQNVDDVAIAPISAVQNSLAGYGSLSQIAVQATGADSVSLAQAEITAILDARHGIRTGATADYQIQNSEQLLATRTSATETFTVLLAAVAAISLLVGGIGVTNIMLVTVTERIREIGIRKAVGAPRSAILGQFLAEATMLSLFGGLLGVAIGLIGSRFTVSGIQPVVVPSSIFLAFAVSALIGLFFGVFPANRAAKLRPINALRHE; translated from the coding sequence GTGAACTTCCTGGAGATCCTGCGGTTCGCGATCCGCGGTCTCACCGCGAACAAACTGCGCTCGGCGCTCACCACCCTCGGCATCACCATCGGTGTGGCGGCGGTGATCCTGCTCGTCGCCGTCGGAAACGGTGCCTCCGCCGCCATCGCGGCGAGTATCCAGGGGCTCGGCACCAACGTCGTCAACGTCTCGCCGGCGCGCGGCGGCGGCCAGAGCGCGACGGCTCGCCCGTTGACGGTGCAGGACGCGCACGCGCTCGTCGACCCGATCGGCGCGCCGGACGTCAAGGCGGCGTCGCCCGTGGTCACCACGACGGCCACCGCGACCCGTGGGCAGACGTCGTACGACATCTCGAGCGTCGTGGGCACCGAGCCCGCGTATTTCACCACGACCAACAAGGAGATCGCCGACGGCGCGCTGTTCACCGCCGAGGACGTCACGGCCGCGCGGAAGGTCGTCGTCCTCGGTGCCACGGCTGCTCAATCGATCTTCGGCACGGCCGAGCCTGTCGGCGGGAGCGTGTTGCTCAACGGTATCCAGTTCACCGTCGCCGGAGTGCTGAAAGCCCAGGGGAGCACCGGGCCGCAGAACGTCGACGACGTCGCGATCGCGCCGATCTCGGCGGTGCAGAACTCCTTGGCGGGCTACGGAAGCCTGAGCCAGATCGCCGTGCAGGCGACCGGCGCGGACTCGGTTTCCCTCGCCCAGGCTGAAATCACCGCGATCCTCGACGCGCGGCACGGGATCCGCACGGGCGCCACCGCCGACTACCAGATCCAGAACTCCGAGCAACTGCTCGCGACCCGCACCTCGGCCACCGAGACGTTCACCGTGCTGCTCGCGGCCGTCGCGGCGATCTCGCTGCTGGTCGGCGGGATCGGCGTCACCAACATCATGCTGGTGACCGTGACCGAGCGGATCCGCGAGATCGGCATCCGCAAGGCGGTCGGCGCCCCGCGATCGGCCATTCTCGGCCAGTTCCTCGCCGAAGCGACCATGCTCAGCCTGTTCGGCGGGTTGCTCGGCGTCGCGATCGGGCTGATCGGCAGCCGGTTCACCGTTTCCGGGATCCAGCCGGTCGTGGTGCCGTCCTCGATCTTCCTGGCCTTCGCGGTTTCCGCCCTCATCGGGCTGTTCTTCGGGGTCTTCCCAGCGAACCGGGCCGCGAAGCTGCGGCCGATCAACGCCCTGCGTCACGAATAG
- a CDS encoding arylamine N-acetyltransferase family protein has protein sequence MTLAAEKVDEWTVDTLDLDAYLGRIGQDRAKPSAAALRELAKAHVLAVPFENVDVVLEQHKGIALDDVIGKLVRRHRGGYCYEHGSLFAAAAEKLGYPVRRLVARVQPQKNGPYTHMTLAIEADGVQHLVDVGFGAGMLVPMPLVDGAVVDQAGWPHRLVADGDWWRLQKKEDSDWTDLHAFTLTPMHRIDYEVYHHYTSTHPRSPFTGQLVVMRLEEGLSRKLVGTEFIVERPDGTKETTPVPPERLDATLRELDVVLTEEELAKLLTIYRG, from the coding sequence ATGACACTCGCAGCTGAAAAGGTCGACGAATGGACCGTCGACACCCTCGATCTCGACGCGTACCTCGGCCGGATCGGCCAGGACCGGGCGAAGCCTTCCGCCGCCGCGTTGCGTGAACTGGCGAAGGCGCACGTCCTGGCCGTCCCGTTCGAGAACGTCGACGTCGTTTTGGAGCAGCACAAAGGGATCGCGCTCGACGACGTGATCGGCAAGCTCGTCCGCCGTCATCGCGGCGGCTACTGCTACGAGCACGGCAGCCTCTTCGCCGCGGCCGCCGAGAAACTCGGCTACCCCGTGCGCCGGTTGGTCGCGCGAGTCCAGCCGCAGAAGAACGGCCCGTACACGCATATGACGCTCGCGATCGAGGCCGACGGTGTCCAGCACCTCGTCGACGTCGGTTTCGGCGCCGGGATGCTGGTGCCGATGCCGCTGGTCGACGGCGCCGTGGTGGATCAGGCGGGGTGGCCGCACCGGCTCGTCGCCGACGGCGACTGGTGGCGCCTGCAGAAGAAGGAAGACAGCGACTGGACCGACCTGCACGCCTTCACTCTCACGCCGATGCACCGGATCGACTACGAGGTGTACCACCACTACACGTCGACGCATCCGCGTTCGCCGTTCACCGGTCAGCTGGTGGTCATGCGCCTCGAGGAAGGGCTCAGCCGCAAGCTGGTCGGCACCGAGTTCATCGTCGAGCGCCCGGACGGGACCAAGGAGACCACCCCGGTCCCTCCCGAGCGGCTCGACGCGACACTGCGCGAGCTCGACGTCGTGCTGACCGAGGAGGAACTCGCGAAGCTGCTGACGATCTACCGGGGCTGA
- a CDS encoding GNAT family N-acetyltransferase, with protein sequence MSVEIKSGEDRYDIVVDGKPAGFLETRTRPDAILFLHTEISDDFAGQGLAGKLVTAALDDVRSQGRSVLPYCPYVRSFIAKHREYEDLVPEDKRAEFEL encoded by the coding sequence ATGAGTGTCGAGATCAAGTCCGGAGAAGACCGCTACGACATCGTCGTGGACGGGAAGCCCGCCGGGTTCCTGGAAACCCGTACCCGGCCGGACGCGATTCTGTTCCTGCACACCGAGATCTCGGACGACTTCGCGGGACAAGGCCTCGCGGGCAAGCTCGTGACCGCCGCGCTCGATGACGTCCGGTCGCAGGGCAGGTCCGTCCTGCCCTACTGCCCGTACGTGCGTTCGTTCATCGCGAAGCACCGCGAGTACGAGGATCTCGTGCCCGAGGACAAGCGCGCGGAATTCGAGCTCTGA